The proteins below come from a single Planctomycetaceae bacterium genomic window:
- a CDS encoding prolyl oligopeptidase family serine peptidase codes for MRFTVVPPIVLLLLTTGIPALADGEGDNNPTTVRRIPAEGIDVPADREAALRSQLDALQQHIAELKQRNDPTTSELLPDVMIFERAVRVALDYNEFFDPKDIDKADELLAEGISRAEQLLDGKPQWPEQSGLVVRGYISRIDHTVQPYGLVMPKTYAFNHSVPTRCDIWFHGRGEKLSEVNFLWERMHRPGEFTPDHTIVLHPYGRYSNAFKFAGETDVLEALEDVQRRYRIDEDRISVRGFSMGGAACWQFAVHYPDRWFAANPGAGFSETPQFLKFFQKETLNPTWWEKRLWQVYDCDKYALNLLHCPTIAYSGENDIQKQAADVMEAALTELHVPLRHIIGAGMGHRFDDPSKQMIEASITSLAKQGRVSPKVDLRFTTPTLKYNRMHWLTIDGLERHWDFASISLNHNFPPPSTHHMIGRSKNDLYCIATNVAAFTLDIPAGTFSNDAADNARFGSIFTVWFDDGNGQPKDYVSSAGIFSDGSARLQAHRDANGKWVSGPPEPGLHKRHNLQGPIDDAFMDSFVFVRPTGTAANEAAGKWAASELERAIEHWRRHFRGDARVVNDSDVTDELIQSANLVLWGDPSSNSVMSRIAGELPVKWDSDQITVGSKTYDATHHAPILVYPNPLNQDRYVVLNSSFTFRDYAYLNNARQVPMLPDWAVIDLNTPPGYVWPGKVVAANFFDEQWQLKQVDR; via the coding sequence ATGCGATTTACCGTGGTCCCGCCAATCGTGCTGCTGTTGCTGACAACCGGAATTCCCGCCCTTGCCGACGGCGAAGGGGACAACAATCCCACCACGGTGCGACGTATTCCCGCGGAAGGCATCGACGTTCCGGCTGATCGCGAAGCCGCTCTGCGATCGCAACTGGACGCGCTCCAACAGCACATCGCCGAACTGAAACAACGAAACGATCCGACCACCAGCGAACTTCTGCCGGACGTGATGATCTTCGAACGAGCCGTCCGGGTGGCTCTGGACTACAACGAATTCTTCGACCCGAAAGACATCGACAAGGCCGACGAACTGCTGGCCGAAGGAATTTCGCGAGCCGAACAGCTTCTCGACGGCAAGCCGCAGTGGCCGGAACAAAGCGGACTGGTCGTGCGAGGCTACATCAGCCGCATCGACCACACCGTGCAGCCATACGGTCTGGTGATGCCGAAAACGTACGCGTTCAATCACAGCGTGCCGACTCGCTGCGACATCTGGTTCCACGGCCGTGGCGAAAAGCTGAGCGAAGTGAATTTCCTGTGGGAACGAATGCACCGACCGGGCGAGTTCACTCCGGACCACACCATCGTGCTGCATCCGTACGGCCGCTATTCGAATGCGTTCAAGTTCGCCGGCGAAACGGATGTGCTGGAAGCTCTGGAAGACGTGCAGCGGCGATACCGCATTGACGAAGACCGCATCAGCGTGCGAGGTTTCTCGATGGGCGGCGCAGCGTGCTGGCAGTTCGCCGTCCACTATCCCGATCGCTGGTTCGCTGCGAATCCGGGGGCCGGCTTTTCGGAAACGCCGCAGTTCCTGAAGTTCTTCCAGAAGGAAACGCTGAACCCGACATGGTGGGAAAAGAGATTGTGGCAGGTGTACGACTGCGACAAATACGCGCTGAATCTGCTGCACTGCCCAACGATCGCGTACAGCGGTGAGAACGACATTCAAAAACAGGCGGCTGACGTGATGGAAGCGGCATTGACGGAACTCCATGTTCCGCTCCGTCACATCATCGGTGCCGGAATGGGACACAGATTTGACGATCCGTCGAAGCAGATGATCGAAGCCAGCATAACTTCGCTGGCGAAACAGGGCCGGGTATCGCCGAAGGTCGATCTGCGATTCACGACGCCGACTCTGAAGTACAACCGCATGCACTGGCTGACGATCGACGGCCTGGAACGGCACTGGGACTTTGCCAGTATTTCTCTAAATCACAATTTCCCGCCGCCGTCAACACATCACATGATCGGACGCAGCAAGAACGACCTGTATTGCATTGCGACCAACGTGGCAGCATTCACGCTCGATATTCCGGCGGGAACATTTTCAAACGACGCGGCGGACAATGCTCGCTTCGGTTCGATCTTCACCGTGTGGTTCGACGACGGAAATGGTCAGCCGAAGGACTACGTCAGCAGCGCTGGGATATTCTCAGACGGCTCCGCCCGATTGCAGGCTCATAGGGACGCAAACGGCAAATGGGTCAGCGGGCCGCCGGAACCTGGCCTTCACAAACGCCACAACCTGCAGGGGCCGATCGACGATGCGTTCATGGATTCCTTCGTCTTCGTGCGCCCGACCGGCACAGCAGCAAACGAAGCCGCCGGAAAATGGGCGGCGTCGGAACTTGAACGAGCCATCGAACACTGGCGGCGGCATTTCCGCGGCGACGCTCGAGTCGTCAACGACAGCGATGTCACCGACGAACTGATTCAGTCGGCGAATCTGGTGCTGTGGGGCGACCCTTCGTCCAACAGCGTCATGTCCCGCATCGCCGGAGAACTGCCCGTCAAATGGGACAGCGATCAGATCACCGTCGGCAGCAAGACATACGACGCGACTCACCACGCTCCGATTCTGGTTTATCCCAACCCACTGAATCAGGACCGTTACGTCGTGTTGAACAGCAGCTTCACGTTTCGCGACTATGCCTATCTGAACAATGCTCGTCAGGTGCCGATGCTGCCGGACTGGGCCGTGATCGATCTGAATACGCCGCCTGGTTACGTCTGGCCCGGCAAGGTCGTAGCGGCGAATTTCTTCGATGAACAGTGGCAACTGAAACAGGTCGACCGGTAG
- a CDS encoding DUF4058 family protein, giving the protein MPSPFPGMDPYLEAHWRDVHQSLIIYIRDAIRPGLPSDLRPRVEERVFVQASFDESRTIYPDVSIIERHDHDHSGGGTLTVTDVAEPIIVLLEDDEISENFLEIREAGTGGRLITVIEVLSPSNRLPGPGRDQYLRKRTELQQGGVNFVELDLIRTGDWMLLIDKWRLANDLHTPNRACVWRAARPNCVEYYPFPLRQRLPSIRIPLRPTDEDVRLDLQPLINKCYENGGYDDIDYSVDCDPPLTGDDAEWSRALLTAAGLRSAKKQ; this is encoded by the coding sequence ATGCCCAGCCCGTTTCCCGGCATGGACCCGTATCTCGAAGCCCACTGGCGAGACGTCCATCAAAGCCTGATCATCTACATTCGAGACGCCATCCGGCCCGGTTTGCCGTCGGACCTGCGGCCGCGGGTGGAAGAGCGTGTTTTCGTGCAGGCTTCGTTCGACGAGTCTCGCACTATCTACCCGGATGTCAGCATTATCGAACGCCACGACCATGATCATTCCGGCGGTGGGACACTGACGGTGACCGATGTCGCGGAACCGATCATCGTGCTGCTGGAGGACGACGAGATCTCAGAGAATTTCCTGGAAATCCGCGAAGCCGGAACCGGCGGCCGGTTGATCACAGTCATCGAAGTGCTGAGCCCTTCCAACCGGTTGCCCGGCCCCGGTCGCGATCAGTACCTCCGCAAACGGACGGAGCTGCAGCAGGGCGGCGTCAACTTTGTCGAACTGGATCTGATTCGCACCGGCGACTGGATGCTGCTGATTGACAAATGGCGACTGGCGAACGATCTGCACACGCCCAACCGAGCGTGTGTCTGGCGCGCCGCGCGGCCGAATTGCGTGGAGTACTATCCGTTTCCGCTGCGACAGCGGCTGCCGTCGATTCGCATTCCGCTGCGGCCGACGGATGAAGACGTCCGGCTGGACCTGCAGCCGCTGATCAACAAGTGTTACGAAAACGGCGGCTACGACGACATCGACTATTCTGTCGACTGTGATCCGCCGCTGACCGGTGACGATGCGGAATGGTCGCGGGCGCTGCTGACCGCGGCCGGACTGCGTTCTGCGAAGAAGCAGTGA
- a CDS encoding cation:proton antiporter, which translates to MGPFDLHITSTLGLLLGMSLAAGVFADLLHLPKVTAYLLVGLLVGPGVLDLIPEGQVDSFEPVLELAMSVVLFNLGSEFTFRRVRRFAARCLAISAGEIATTFCIVTIGLLVFGYSGSMAVLLGCLAIATAPATTILVLKEFRSEGPVTDYTGFLVAVNNFACIVVFELAFLAIHLLQGKLQIGVGQQLGLLAMDIAGSMAIGALGGVIVSYSCSLLARSRWLVLLVATATFLLGICITLDIPYMLTFLVMGVTVANTSDSTAKISEELDHLSGLLAVLFFSVHGTHLDIHAFADVGKLGAIYIVCRFAGKWLGVYSVARITRQSSEIRHWLGSCLFAQAGAAIALATIAVHRDAELGKPILDVILGSVVVFEIFGPLFIRQSLLRTGEVPLAKAIRHTSSTPLDQARSLTDRFRSAIGRTSPATVGGSKIKVSDLLRKSKGISQSANFEAVISHIEHSHENTYPVVDDRMRVVGVIRYPLLSNVMFDNSVRELVRAEDLATHTDAFLYPDDPATRAFELFQAETDDCIPVIAREEPHELLGVVRRSDVMHALITQHRRRK; encoded by the coding sequence ATGGGTCCATTTGATCTGCATATCACAAGCACGCTGGGGCTGCTGCTGGGAATGAGTCTTGCGGCCGGCGTGTTCGCGGATCTGCTGCACCTGCCGAAAGTCACCGCATATCTGCTGGTGGGCCTGCTGGTGGGGCCGGGCGTCCTGGATCTGATTCCCGAAGGACAGGTCGATTCGTTTGAGCCGGTTCTGGAACTGGCGATGTCCGTGGTGCTGTTCAACCTCGGCAGTGAATTCACCTTTCGAAGAGTGCGACGATTCGCCGCTCGCTGCCTGGCGATTTCCGCCGGAGAGATCGCAACAACGTTCTGCATCGTGACGATTGGCCTGCTGGTGTTTGGCTATTCGGGCAGCATGGCCGTGCTGCTGGGTTGCCTTGCGATTGCGACCGCTCCGGCCACCACGATTCTGGTTCTGAAGGAGTTTCGATCGGAAGGTCCGGTGACGGACTACACCGGCTTTCTGGTCGCGGTCAACAACTTCGCCTGCATTGTGGTGTTTGAACTGGCGTTTCTGGCCATTCACCTGCTGCAGGGCAAGCTGCAGATTGGTGTCGGCCAGCAGCTTGGCCTGCTGGCGATGGATATCGCCGGATCGATGGCAATCGGAGCGCTCGGCGGAGTCATCGTCAGCTACAGCTGCAGTCTGCTGGCGCGAAGCCGCTGGCTGGTTCTGCTGGTTGCCACAGCCACGTTTCTGCTGGGCATCTGCATCACGCTGGACATCCCCTACATGCTGACGTTTCTGGTCATGGGAGTCACTGTCGCCAACACATCCGACAGCACAGCCAAGATCTCTGAAGAGCTTGATCATCTTTCCGGTCTGCTGGCGGTGCTGTTCTTTTCGGTTCACGGAACACATCTGGACATCCATGCGTTCGCGGATGTCGGCAAGCTGGGAGCCATCTACATTGTCTGCCGCTTTGCCGGAAAGTGGCTGGGTGTGTACTCGGTAGCCCGAATCACGCGGCAGTCGTCGGAGATTCGACACTGGCTGGGAAGTTGTCTGTTCGCGCAGGCCGGAGCCGCCATTGCTCTGGCAACGATTGCCGTGCATCGCGATGCCGAACTGGGCAAGCCCATTCTGGACGTGATCCTGGGATCCGTCGTCGTGTTTGAAATCTTCGGACCGCTGTTCATTCGCCAGTCGCTGCTGCGAACCGGTGAAGTTCCGCTGGCCAAGGCGATCCGCCATACGAGCAGTACTCCGCTGGACCAGGCCCGGTCACTGACCGACCGTTTCCGTTCGGCGATCGGCCGGACGTCACCCGCAACCGTCGGCGGATCAAAGATCAAAGTCAGCGATCTGCTTCGCAAGAGCAAAGGGATTTCTCAGTCGGCGAACTTCGAGGCCGTGATTTCGCACATCGAACACAGCCACGAAAACACGTATCCGGTTGTGGACGACCGCATGCGAGTCGTCGGCGTCATTCGCTATCCGCTGCTCAGCAACGTCATGTTCGACAACAGCGTCAGGGAACTCGTGCGCGCCGAAGACCTGGCGACACACACGGATGCCTTCCTGTATCCCGACGATCCGGCAACGCGCGCCTTCGAATTGTTCCAGGCCGAGACCGACGACTGCATCCCTGTCATTGCCCGGGAAGAACCCCACGAACTTCTGGGCGTTGTCCGACGAAGTGACGTGATGCACGCTCTGATCACACAACATCGACGCAGAAAATAG
- a CDS encoding ankyrin repeat domain-containing protein, which yields MNMTLHNFIDFHFGVDGESVLRQRLDAGEPVNAFLDGETPLHVAVRRRRNGAAEILLEYGAEINLKNAHGKTAYAHAIRRGFVETAELLSSRGASPELNAADRLAVAVVSGRLDGARAILAEHPRAARTGNPEEDRLLADVAGRQNSEAVILLIAAGADLAAPGLDSGTPLHQAAWFGQPANARLLIDAGAPLDIFDNVHNSSPLGWAVHGSRYSGDADRHQAAYEELVQMLLDAGSSLHYPDQPDTSTYLTRLRTDATPGVLARLPEIP from the coding sequence ATGAACATGACACTTCACAACTTCATCGACTTCCACTTTGGTGTGGATGGTGAGTCTGTTTTGCGGCAGCGGCTGGACGCGGGAGAGCCGGTCAACGCGTTTCTCGACGGAGAAACGCCGCTGCACGTCGCCGTGCGCCGACGCCGAAACGGCGCCGCTGAGATCCTGCTGGAATACGGTGCCGAAATCAACCTGAAGAATGCACATGGAAAGACGGCGTACGCTCATGCGATTCGGCGCGGCTTCGTCGAAACGGCGGAACTGCTTTCGTCACGAGGCGCCAGTCCGGAATTAAACGCCGCTGACCGTTTGGCCGTCGCGGTGGTCAGTGGCCGGCTCGACGGTGCGCGTGCGATCCTGGCAGAACACCCGCGCGCTGCCCGAACCGGCAATCCCGAAGAAGATCGCCTGCTGGCTGATGTCGCCGGACGACAGAATTCGGAAGCCGTCATCCTGCTCATCGCGGCCGGCGCCGATCTGGCTGCGCCGGGTCTGGATTCGGGAACGCCACTGCATCAGGCCGCCTGGTTCGGGCAGCCCGCGAACGCCCGACTGCTGATTGACGCAGGAGCCCCGCTGGACATTTTTGACAATGTCCACAACAGCTCGCCGCTGGGCTGGGCGGTCCACGGTTCGCGTTACTCCGGCGATGCCGACCGGCACCAGGCAGCCTACGAGGAACTTGTTCAAATGCTGCTTGATGCCGGGTCATCCCTGCACTATCCGGATCAGCCGGACACGAGCACCTACCTGACCCGACTGCGCACCGACGCGACTCCGGGTGTGCTGGCGCGATTGCCGGAAATTCCGTAA
- a CDS encoding SRPBCC domain-containing protein, which produces MQLLSCRLNRSTTNRRVLITAALLICSTPAVGEVVETAEHGFALKQTYQISAAPSTVYRTLVDIAGWWSSDHTFSGDSNNLSMTAEPGGLFQEKLPDGGFVQHMQVIHVRPNRMLRLSGALGPLQEHGVNGVLTVTLEEKGAGTELVVTYNVGGFVPSGLANWAMPVDHVLGEQFGRLKERAEEAVAER; this is translated from the coding sequence ATGCAGCTCCTGTCATGTCGCCTGAATCGTTCGACAACGAACCGCCGTGTCCTGATCACGGCGGCACTCCTGATCTGCTCAACACCGGCTGTCGGGGAGGTCGTGGAAACTGCGGAACACGGATTCGCATTGAAGCAGACGTACCAGATCAGCGCCGCACCGAGCACCGTGTATCGCACACTGGTCGACATCGCGGGCTGGTGGAGTTCCGACCATACATTTTCCGGCGACAGCAATAATCTTTCGATGACGGCGGAACCCGGTGGTCTGTTTCAGGAAAAACTGCCCGACGGCGGCTTCGTTCAGCACATGCAGGTGATCCATGTGCGACCAAATCGAATGCTGCGGCTGTCTGGAGCTCTGGGACCGTTGCAGGAACACGGCGTGAATGGAGTCCTGACGGTGACTCTCGAAGAAAAAGGCGCTGGAACCGAACTGGTTGTGACGTACAACGTCGGCGGTTTCGTCCCGAGCGGACTTGCCAACTGGGCCATGCCTGTGGATCACGTTCTGGGCGAACAATTCGGCCGACTGAAGGAACGAGCCGAAGAAGCGGTCGCCGAGCGATGA
- a CDS encoding M28 family peptidase — protein MTSLRFSAVTLVLVASLSSLSANTATAQDDDITVTNPAAATRLEGQFLSRTRQLTYEGRRAGEGYFSADGQRMVFQSEREPGNPFFQIYLLDFGNGATRRISPGTGKTTCAWIHPDGGRVLYASTQDDPDAVAEQKAEIELRESGAQKRYSWDYDEFFDIIEYDLSKDAYRHLTNARGYDAEGSYSPDGSLIAFASNRSAYEEALTEEQRQKFELDPSWAMDIYLMNADGSDVRRLTTTPGYDGGPFFSPDGIRICFRRFSENGATAEIMTMNIDGSDQKRLTHLGAMSWAPFYHPSGKYLIFTTNRHGFANFELYLIDVDGQHEPVRVTHTPGFDGLPVFTPDGTQLSWTTNRTTNNQSQIFLAEWNHRHALEALGLEAALPATIAETPASAATGRKPQQRSAFAAADAVRHVEYLCRPQLQGRLTGTRGEKLATNYVALYLETLGLEPAGDDDTWFQEFEFTSGVSTGENNRLIASFRPADEVIAPNEQSDAKPGSQADAPKNADSATRNATDQLTATKNYQPGADWLPLAFSATGEFAPADVVFAGYGIQVPEGEGFEEYDSFVHLDVKDKWVLAFRFMPEDLTPERRQYFARFSSLRFKAMKLRDMGARGLILVSGPTSGVREQLIPLQFDGSLAGTSLPVISVTNEVAGEWLKSAGRGLATLQKKLDSGDPAMGFPIPGVSLSAVIDVQQERKTGRNVLGRLQLGDAPAHEIVVVGAHIDHLGAGSNSNSLARDDEQSQIHFGADDNASGVAAMLQIAEALAQARDAGALAGKRDVVFAAWSGEELGLLGSSHYVKQLETLFSQHAAALSGSEPESDAQNPDAPDVEQNAEASDDTSGPNTGGLHMYVAACLNMDMVGRMQEKLILQGIGSSTAWDRLIEQANVPLGLPVTLQQDSYLPTDASVFFMHGVPILSAFTGNHGEYHTPRDTPEKLNYEGISKIAHLMSLVCRSLIADEKAPLYVSQDRPKDGQRRANLRAYLGTIPDYAESDVKGVLLSGVSKGGPADTAGIQGGDVIVMLAGRKIENIYDYTYAIEALKIDQEVEIVVKRNDEEVPLKVTPGSRE, from the coding sequence ATGACTTCGCTTCGTTTTTCCGCTGTGACGCTCGTACTCGTCGCGTCATTGTCCTCACTGTCCGCGAACACCGCAACGGCTCAGGACGACGACATCACGGTGACAAACCCCGCGGCGGCAACAAGGCTGGAAGGACAGTTTCTGTCGCGAACTCGGCAACTGACTTACGAAGGCCGCCGAGCGGGCGAAGGCTATTTCAGCGCCGACGGACAGCGGATGGTCTTTCAAAGTGAACGCGAACCCGGCAATCCGTTCTTTCAGATCTATCTGCTGGATTTCGGCAACGGAGCCACGCGAAGGATTTCTCCCGGCACCGGCAAGACAACCTGCGCCTGGATTCATCCGGATGGCGGCCGGGTTCTGTACGCGTCGACTCAGGACGATCCGGATGCCGTCGCCGAACAGAAAGCCGAAATCGAGCTTCGTGAATCCGGTGCGCAGAAGCGCTATTCGTGGGACTACGACGAATTCTTCGACATCATCGAATATGACCTGTCGAAGGATGCCTACCGTCACCTGACGAACGCTCGCGGCTACGACGCGGAAGGATCGTATTCGCCGGACGGCAGCCTGATCGCCTTCGCTTCGAATCGCTCTGCGTACGAAGAAGCTCTGACCGAAGAACAACGGCAGAAGTTTGAGCTGGATCCGTCGTGGGCGATGGACATCTATCTGATGAACGCCGACGGCAGCGATGTTCGCCGGCTGACGACGACTCCCGGCTACGACGGCGGCCCCTTCTTTTCTCCTGACGGAATCCGCATCTGTTTTCGACGCTTTTCCGAAAACGGCGCCACGGCCGAAATCATGACGATGAACATCGACGGCAGCGACCAGAAGCGCCTGACACACCTTGGAGCCATGTCATGGGCTCCGTTTTACCATCCTTCGGGAAAGTACCTGATCTTTACCACAAACCGTCACGGCTTCGCGAATTTCGAACTGTACCTGATCGATGTCGATGGTCAGCATGAACCCGTTCGAGTCACGCATACGCCGGGCTTTGACGGGCTTCCGGTGTTCACTCCGGACGGAACGCAGCTTTCGTGGACAACAAACCGCACGACGAATAACCAGTCGCAGATCTTTCTGGCGGAATGGAATCATCGGCACGCGCTGGAGGCACTCGGACTGGAAGCTGCGTTGCCGGCGACGATCGCGGAAACTCCGGCCTCGGCGGCGACCGGCCGGAAGCCGCAACAGCGATCGGCGTTCGCCGCGGCCGATGCCGTGCGACACGTCGAGTACCTGTGCCGCCCGCAACTGCAGGGCCGCCTGACGGGAACGCGCGGCGAAAAACTTGCGACGAACTACGTGGCGCTGTATCTGGAAACGCTGGGACTGGAACCAGCCGGCGACGACGACACGTGGTTTCAGGAATTCGAATTCACCTCCGGCGTTTCGACCGGGGAGAACAACCGACTGATTGCCAGTTTTCGACCTGCTGATGAAGTCATCGCGCCGAACGAACAGAGCGATGCCAAACCGGGATCGCAGGCAGATGCGCCAAAAAACGCTGACAGCGCAACACGGAATGCCACCGATCAACTGACCGCGACGAAGAATTACCAGCCCGGCGCTGACTGGCTGCCGCTTGCGTTTTCCGCGACGGGCGAATTCGCACCGGCCGATGTCGTCTTCGCGGGCTACGGAATTCAGGTGCCGGAAGGTGAAGGCTTTGAGGAGTACGATTCCTTCGTGCATCTGGACGTCAAAGACAAATGGGTGCTTGCATTTCGGTTCATGCCGGAGGATCTGACTCCCGAACGCCGCCAGTATTTCGCCCGGTTCAGCAGCCTGCGATTCAAAGCGATGAAGCTGCGCGACATGGGAGCTCGCGGGCTGATTCTTGTCAGCGGTCCGACATCCGGCGTGCGGGAACAGCTGATTCCGCTGCAGTTCGATGGCTCGCTCGCCGGCACAAGTCTGCCGGTGATCAGCGTGACGAATGAAGTTGCGGGGGAATGGCTGAAGTCGGCGGGTCGGGGCCTGGCGACGCTGCAGAAGAAGCTGGATTCGGGCGACCCCGCGATGGGATTTCCGATTCCGGGAGTATCGCTTTCCGCCGTCATCGATGTTCAACAGGAAAGGAAAACGGGCCGCAATGTGCTGGGACGCCTGCAGCTCGGCGACGCTCCCGCGCATGAGATCGTCGTCGTCGGTGCGCACATTGATCACCTGGGAGCGGGATCAAATTCCAATTCCCTGGCGCGCGATGATGAGCAGTCGCAGATCCATTTTGGAGCCGATGACAACGCGTCCGGTGTCGCCGCGATGCTGCAGATCGCGGAAGCGCTGGCTCAGGCGCGCGATGCCGGAGCACTGGCAGGAAAGCGCGACGTGGTCTTTGCTGCGTGGTCGGGTGAAGAACTGGGGCTGCTGGGATCAAGCCACTATGTGAAGCAACTGGAAACGCTGTTTTCTCAGCACGCCGCGGCGCTGAGCGGTTCCGAGCCGGAATCCGATGCACAGAATCCGGACGCACCCGATGTCGAACAGAACGCCGAAGCCAGCGACGACACATCCGGGCCGAATACCGGCGGACTGCACATGTACGTTGCCGCGTGCCTGAATATGGACATGGTCGGGCGCATGCAGGAGAAACTGATTCTGCAGGGAATCGGTTCCTCCACAGCGTGGGACCGGCTGATCGAACAAGCCAACGTGCCGCTGGGTTTGCCGGTCACGCTGCAGCAGGACAGCTACCTTCCCACCGACGCCAGCGTCTTCTTCATGCACGGTGTCCCCATCCTGTCCGCTTTCACGGGCAATCACGGCGAATATCACACTCCGCGCGATACACCCGAAAAGCTGAACTACGAAGGCATTTCGAAAATCGCTCACCTGATGAGCCTGGTTTGCCGCTCGCTGATCGCCGACGAAAAGGCGCCGCTGTACGTGTCGCAGGATCGTCCGAAGGATGGCCAGCGCCGCGCCAATCTGCGTGCCTACCTTGGCACGATCCCGGACTACGCGGAATCTGACGTCAAGGGAGTATTGCTGTCGGGAGTCTCAAAGGGCGGCCCGGCCGACACCGCCGGAATCCAGGGCGGCGACGTGATCGTGATGCTGGCCGGGAGAAAGATCGAAAACATCTACGACTACACGTACGCCATCGAAGCTCTGAAGATCGACCAGGAGGTCGAAATCGTCGTGAAGCGGAACGACGAGGAAGTTCCGCTGAAAGTCACTCCCGGCTCGCGCGAGTGA